A stretch of the Lactuca sativa cultivar Salinas chromosome 9, Lsat_Salinas_v11, whole genome shotgun sequence genome encodes the following:
- the LOC111903858 gene encoding E3 ubiquitin-protein ligase CIP8, translating into MAENQPPLQPSSAPPPPPSSPPHSGSDNPDPTQYWCYQCDKRVPVETRPDDPDIICFECKNGFVESISVPSHARQVSDEDTPAFGNEFLQVLRLIAQSAREDDEPPPPPPADHPVGDNDYLRIELDGWDNRILDVNEVEEEEDPQVDEDRARFYYDDEDDDDDDEQEEEEEEEETENRNQEEDETDEDFVRRERRDVLRLRLRDFASRAANRRNRILDWAEILMGLEDQSIEFRLQVPGDDDGYIGNPGDYVDAAGYEALLQNLAESDSGGRRGAPPAGKLAIESLQTVDVNSTNMEICAICKDRVFNNEDKIAKQLGCGHMYHGDCIVPWLGSRNTCPVCRYELPTDDPEYEEDRKKRSVTMTDTSIDHGCSSSSGGGGD; encoded by the coding sequence ATGGCCGAAAACCAACCACCGTTGCAGCCGTCATCTGCGCCGCCGCCACCACCGTCGTCTCCGCCACACTCTGGCTCCGATAATCCCGATCCAACACAATACTGGTGTTACCAGTGCGATAAACGAGTCCCCGTCGAAACCCGACCCGATGATCCCGATATCATCTGTTTCGAGTGTAAGAACGGATTTGTCGAGTCGATCTCAGTTCCTTCTCACGCTCGACAAGTCAGCGATGAAGATACTCCTGCTTTCGGAAACGAGTTCCTACAGGTGCTCAGGTTAATTGCTCAGTCGGCGCGTGAGGACGACgagcctcctcctcctcctcctgcaGATCATCCCGTTGGCGACAACGATTATCTCCGTATCGAGCTCGATGGATGGGATAACCGTATCCTTGACGTCAACGAGGTCGAAGAAGAGGAGGATCCTCAAGTAGACGAAGATAGGGCTCGATTTTACTATGACGATGaagacgacgacgacgacgatgagcaagaagaagaagaagaagaagaagagaccgAGAATCGGAACCAAGAAGAGGACGAGACGGATGAGGATTTCGTCAGAAGAGAAAGGCGTGACGTGCTCCGTCTTCGCCTCCGCGACTTCGCGAGCCGAGCTGCAAACCGTCGTAACCGGATTCTGGATTGGGCAGAGATCCTAATGGGACTCGAGGACCAGTCTATCGAATTCAGGCTACAAGTCCCCGGAGATGACGATGGTTACATAGGCAATCCTGGAGACTACGTCGACGCAGCTGGATACGAAGCTTTATTGCAAAATCTCGCAGAGAGTGATAGCGGTGGGAGGAGAGGCGCGCCGCCTGCCGGCAAATTAGCGATCGAGAGCCTACAAACAGTCGATGTGAATTCAACTAACATGGAAATCTGCGCGATTTGTAAAGACAGAGTGTTCAATAACGAAGACAAGATCGCTAAGCAACTAGGGTGTGGACATATGTATCATGGAGACTGTATAGTGCCATGGTTGGGTTCGAGGAATACTTGTCCTGTTTGTAGGTATGAGTTGCCTACAGATGATCCTGAGTACGAAGAAGACAGAAAAAAGAGATCAGTCACCATGACTGATACATCAATTGATCATGGTTGTTCTTCAAGctccggtggtggtggtgattaa